The Streptomyces sp. GSL17-111 region AGGCGTACGGTTCGCGCGGCATCGCCGCGCTCCGGGTGGCGATGGAGACACCGGCATGAGCTCGGGCCCAGAACGACGTGACGAGTCCCCCGCCGCGGACGGCCCCGAGGGGCTCCCCCGTGGGGGGCCCGAGGACGAGCCGGAGCTGCGGCGGCTCCTGCGGGACGCCGTGCGCGACGTCGAGCCGTCCCGCGACGCGCTGGAGCACCTGCGCCACGCCGTGCCCGCCCGCCGCGCCCGCAAGCGGCAGATCATGGTCGGCGCGACGGCGGCCGTCCTGGTGACGGCGGTGAGCGTGCCCCTGATGACCACCGGCGTCGTCCCCGGGCCCCTCGGGGCCGACGAGCGGACCAACGCCGCGCACAGCACCGACGCCGGGGGCGGCAAGCCCTACGGCGGCCGGGACAGCGCGGGGGCCGACGGCTCCCCGGACGCGGCCGCCGACGCCGCGCACCCGGAGGACGGCCTCTCGGCGGCGCCGACCGAGGGCACCACGCGGTCCCCGGACGACCCGGGCCTCGGCTCGTCCTCGCCGCGCTGCCTGCGCGACCAGCTCGGCGAGGCCGCCGCCCAGGTGGGCGACCCGGACGGGGGAGGGGTCGTCCACGGCTCCTTCCGGCTCACGAACGTCTCCGGCGACAGCTGCCGGGTGGACGGCGACGACCAGCTGACGGCGACGGCGCAGGGCGAGGCCGACGCCGAGGCCGTCACCGTGCTCGACCACACCGACGGCGGCCGGGCCACGGGCCTGCCGAGCCCCTCGGAGTCGGACGGGGCGCTGATCCTGCGGCCGGGCGAGTCCTACGAGGTGCGGTTCGCGTGGCTGCCGGACACCGCGCGCGGCCCGGCGGGCTGCCCGGTGCCCGAGCCGGAGCCCGAGCCGTCGGAGGGCGGCACGGACGGCTCCGGGGCCTCGGGCGGCGACGGCGGCTCCGGCGGGGGCGACGGCAGCGAGGGCAGTGACGGCGGGGACGGCGGCCAGGTCACGGGCGGCGGCTCCGGCGGTGACGGCGGTACGGAGGGCGGCGACCAGGTCACGGGCGGCGGCGCCGGGAGCGACGGCGGCTCCGGGGGCGGCGAGCAGACTCCGCCCTCCGGTGACTCCGGGCCCGACACGAGCGAGCCGTCCGGCATGAGCACGCTCTCCGACACCGGGACGGGGACGAGCGGCGGTGACGACGGCGCGGGCGCGGCCACCGCCGTCGTGCTGCGCTACACCCCGGCCGCCGGGGAACCGACCGTGCCCCGCGCCCACCTCGACGGCGTCTGTGCCGGAACGGTGTACCGGACGGCGCCCCTGCCCGTCGGCTGACGGCACCGTCCGCCGACCGCACCGTCCGCCGACCGCGCCACGGTACGGGGGCGGCTCCGGGGCGCCGGATTCGCCCCCGTACCGTGGGACGCGTGTACCGGTTCCTGCTGACGCCCCGCTGGTGGGGGCTCAACATCTTCCTCGCGCTCTCGGTGCCGTTCTGCCTCGTCATGGGCAGCTGGCAGCTGAGCCGCTTCGAGGACCGCGTCGACACGCAGCGCCGGTACGACCGGCTGGCCGAGCAGGGCGCCCGGGAGGACGCCGAGCCGCTGGCCGCGCTGCTGCCGGTCACCAGGGAGACCTCGGGTCGGATGGCGGAGGCCGAGGGCCGGTACGACCCGGGCCACGAGTTCCTGGTGCCGGACCGCTCGCTCGGCGACGACCGGGGCTCCTACGTCCTGACGATGCTGCGGACCGACGACGGGTCCGCCCTGCCCGTGGTGCGCGGCTGGCTGCCGGGCACGCCCGACCCGGCCGAGGTGCCGCCCGCGCCGACGGGCGAGGTCCGCGTCACGGGGGCCCTCCAGGCGTCCGAGCACGGCGGTGCGACGGGTCTCCCGGCCGGGCAGCTCGGCACGATCAGCGCCGCCGCGCTGGTGAACCTCGTGCCGTACGACGTCCAGGACGTGTGGATCACCGTGCAGGACGCGCGGGCGCCGCTGAAGCCCGTCCCGCCCGCCGCCGCGAAGGGCAGCGGGCTGGACATGAAGGCGTTCCAGAACCTCGGCTACACCGCCGAGTGGTTCGTCTTCGCGGGCTTCGTGGTGTTCATGTGGTTCCGCTTCTTCCGCCGCGAGGTGGAGGTCGCCCGCGACGCCGAGCTGGGCCTCATCCCCGAGAGTCCGCCGAGCCCCCGGGACCCCGAGGAGCGCCCCCGGGACCGCGAGGAGCGTCCGGCATCCCGAGGTGCCGCAGAGCGAAGCGCAGCTCCAGGCCCACCTGCTTGATCCGCTCCTCCACCACGAGCGAGCCGTGCCCGGCGTCGTACCGGTAGACCTCGTGCGGGTGGTCGCGGGCGGACAGCCGGTCGATGTAGTTCTCCACCTGGCGGATCGGGCAGCGCGGGTCGTTGACCCCGGCGGAGATGTACACCGGGGCCCGCACGGCGTCCACGTAGGTGAGCGGTGACGACGCCGCGTACCGCTCGGGAACCTCCTCCGGCGTCCCGCCGAGCAGGGTGCGGTCCAGGGCCTTCAGCGCCTCCATCTCGTCGTGGTACGCCGTGACGTAGTCGGCCACCGGGACGGCCGCCAGGCCCAGCGCCCACGCCTCGGGCTGCGTGCCGAGGCCCAGCAGCGTGAGGTAGCCGCCCCAGGACCCGCCGGTGAGGACGAGCCGGTCCGCGTCGGCCAGGCCCGATTCCACGGCCCAGCGGCGCACGGCCGCGATGTCCTCCAGCTCGATGAGGCCCACCCGGTGCTTGAGCGCGTCCGTCCAGGCCCGCCCGTAGCCGGTGGAGCCCCGGTAGTTGACCCGCACCACGGCGAACCCGTGGTCCAGCCAGGCGGCCGGCTGCGCGGCGAAGGCGTCGGAGTCGTGCCAGGTCGGGCCGCCGTGGATGTCGAAGACCGTCGGGAACGGGCCCTGGCCGGCCGGCCGCTGCACCAGGGCGTGCACGCGGCCCCCGGGGCCCTCCACCCAGACGTCCTCCACCGGGGCCGAGCCCGGTGCCCTGCGCCCCGGCGGGTCCAGGACGACGGCGCCGGTCGTGGAGCGCAGCGCCGGCGGCTCGGCCGCCGAGGACCACATGTACTCCACGCTCCCGTCGGGGCGCGCCGTCGCGCCGGACACCGTGCCCGGCGGCGTCTCCACGCGGGTCGTCCGGCCGTCGGCGAGGTCGTACCGCCACAGCTCGCTGCGGGCGTGGTGGCTGTGGACGACGAGGAGCCCGCTGCCGTCCGGATACCACTCGGCGCCGACGTCGCCGGGCAGGTCGAGCCCGAGGTCGTGCGTCGCCCCGGTCGCCGTGTCCCACACCATGGGCTCCCACCGGCCGCGCCGCTGGTGGGCGACGAGCAGCCGCGCGTCCCCGGCTGCGGGTGCGAAGCCGAGGACGGTCAGGCCCAGTTCCTTCGTGCCGCCCTCGCTGTCGTCCAGCTCGGCGACGGTCGTCCCGTCCGGGCGCACGACGCGCAGGGCGGAGTGCATCGCATCGCCGTGCTCGGTGTGCTCGATGACGATCAGGTGCCCGTCGTGGCTGAGGTCGGCCACCCCGGCCGACTCCCGGTGCCGGTAGATCTCGGCCGGCTCCCCGCCCGGCGGGACGACGTGCACGGTCGTGCCCTCCTCGTCGGTGGAGCGCCCCACGACGGCCGTCCCGTCCCGGCCGAGCGCCAGGCCCGCCGGGTAGGCGGGGGCCAGCCCGGGGACGGCCGGGGTGTCCTCGCCGCCGCCGAACGGCTGCCGCATCCAGACGCCGAACTCGTCGCCGTCGGTGTCGGAGAACCACCAGATCCACGCGCCGTCCGGCGTGAGCGTGCCGTCCGTCGTGCCGTTGGGCCGGTCGGTGACCTGCCGCTGGTCACCGCTCGACCGGTCCCAGGCGTACAGCTCGAAGGTGCCCGTCGCGTTGGAGACGAACAGCGACCGGTCCGGGGCGTCGTGCGCCCACTCCGGCAGCCCCACCCGGGGCGCCCGGAAGCGCGCCTCCCAGTCCGGCATGTGCTCCGTGCGCTGTGCGTCGTGTGCGTCCTGTGCGTCCGTCATGGGCCCATGGTGTCGCCGCCCGCGCGGACGGTGCCCGCCGGGGTCGACGACACCACCCCGGCGGGTGGCGCTCAGCGGTCCAGGAGGTCCTGCTCGGCCAGGAGGTAGCCGAGCTCCAGACGGCTCCGGGCGCCGAGGCGGGACATGATCTCCGAGACGTGGCGCTGGCAGGTGCGGACCGAGATGCCGAGAGTGCGTGCCACCCCGCGGTCGTCGGAGCCCTGGGCGAGCAGGCGCAGGATGGCCTGCTTGGGCTGCTCGCCGATACCCTCCGGGACCTTGTCCTGGCAGCGTCCCATCGGCCGGCCCTGCGCCCACAGCACCTCGAAGAGGTCGGCGGCGAAGGAGCTCAGGGCGGGGTCCCGCAGGACGAGCGCGCCCTCGGGGGCGTCCGGCAGGGGCAGGACCACCGTCTCCCGGTCGAAGACGAGGAACCGTGTGAGCCCGGCGCTCAGCGTGCGGATCTCGGCGCCGTGCGCGGTGAGCCGCGTGGCGTGCCGCACGGTCGCGCTGTCGAAGCGTGCCGAGTGCTGGTAGAGGGAGCGGAGTTGGACGCCCCGGCTCAGCAGGTCCAGGTCGCGGTCGACGGCCTCGGCGAGGACGGCGGCCGGGCGGGGGCCGCCGGGCTGGGCGGCCAGGACCTCCTTCGTGCACGTCGTGGCGAGTTGGGCCAGGACCTCCCGCACCGCGCGGGTGGACGTCAGCCGCTCCTGGGACGGCGCGTCCAGCTCGCCGTGCTCCCGGTGGACCGCGTCCAGCAGGTGCAGTTGGTCCCGCAGGGTGGCGATCCGGCGTCGCTGCTCGGCGAGGCGTTCCTCGTGCGCGTGCAGCACCGCCGTGGAGGCCGCGGCCGGGTCGACGGCGGCGATGCGGTGCCGCCCGACGGTGCGCAGCAGCCCGAGTCGCAGCAGGGCGTCGACGGTCTCCCCGGCGGTCGTCCCGTCCTCGGCGGCCATCCGCGAGGCCTCCTCGAGGGAGAGGACGGTGTGCTGGACGACGTGGCGGTAGAGCCGGATCGCGGCAGGACTCAGGACGGGCGGTAGAGACCGTGCGTCTTCGCTGGTCATCGGTGCTGTCCTTCTTGAGACTGTCACGATTACGACGTCACGACGAACGTGCCACAGGATAATGCGACGTGTGGGGCCCGAGAAGGCTGCGTGACGTCTCCCCGGCGCCGGCCCGCCGTCGCGGCCGATCCCGCACGGGCACCCGCACCCCGACCCGACCCGGCCCGACGGCGGATGCGCGGGGGTGTGGAGGACAACGCCGAGGTCCGCCGGGCTGTCCTACACGCGCATGTCCGGAACACGACAACCACTGCGTGTTGCCGTCCCACTGCGGAGCGGGGCAGTCTCTTGGACGAGGAGGCGCGTCACCACCACCGGCGCACTCCTTCGGCGAACAATCTTCACAGGATTGGACAACGGGGAATGACGAAGAAGGCAGCACGTGCCGCGACGGTTTCGGCGCTCGCGGTGGGCATGGTGCTGAGCGGGGGACTTCTGCGTGACCACGCGGAATCGTCCGACGGACTCCACTCGGCCCGCGAACGCGGCGGGGACGTGGCACCGCGGCTCGCCCGGGCCGGAGCCGACGACACCGGCTGGGGCTGAGCCCGGCGACGGGACGGCGCGGCGCCCCGCGCCCGCCGACGGCCGGACCGTGGTGCGCCCCCGCCTCGGTCCGGCGGACCGGGACGGACGGTGCCCGGCGTCACCCTGAGCGCCCCGCCCACCGACATCCGTCGGGTGCCGTGCGCCTCCGGGCGACGGCGTGCGCCCGGCCCGGTGGCGTGCCCGGCCACCGTCGCTTCCCACCGGCCGGGCCGGCCTTCTCACCGGGGCGACGTCCGAGCGGGCTCCAGGCGTGTGACCAGCGACCGTGACGCCTCGCGAACAGAAAGAAACCCCTGACATGCGTGTCTACCTGCACCGCAACTTCCTGCTCAGTTTCCTGGCCTCCTTCATCTCGCTCTTCGGCTCGAAGCTGCTGATGATCTCGTACGTGGCGTTCGTCTTCACCGAGAGCGGCAGCGCCACCCTGGCCGCGATCGTCTTCGCGGCGGACTGGATGGCCAACCTCTTCATCGGCGTTCTGGGCGCCCAGTACATCGACCGGCAGGACGCCAAGAAGCTGCTGATCTGGCTCAACCTGGTGACCGCCGCCGTCACGCTGCTGTTCCTGGGCTTCACCGACCCGGACCTGTACGTGTACGCCGTCGTCATCATCTTCGTGCGGGCCCTGTTGAAGAGCGCGGTGCAGAACGCGCGGGTGAAGGCACTCGTGCAGTTCTTCGACGAGAAGGAGACCAACACCTTCTCGCCCCTGTTCAACTCGGCGCTGCCCATCGCGATGGCGCTGGCCGGAGCGGTCGGGGTGTTCCTGCTCAACTTCGTCGGCATGGCGGTCGTGGTGCTGATCGACGCCGCCTGCTTCCTGGTGGCCGCCTGGCTGATGATGCTGGTCCGCCCCAACGAGGCGCGGCTGGCGGCGTCGCTGCACTCCTCGCGCGGCGAGGGACGGCGCAGCAGCCTCTCGGGGGTGCGGGACGCGGCCACGCTGATGGCCCGCAACGACACGATCGGGACGGCGGTCTTCTACATCGTCCTCTCCGTCACCGCCTTCCAGGCCACCTACGAGTCGCTGATCACCGTCATCCCCGAGATCTGGTTCGGCTACGGCGAGTCCGGGATCGCGCTGTTCTTCACCTTCGAGTCCATCAGCATCATGGCGGGCGCGTTCATCTACCAGTACTTCAGCCGCCGCGACCTCATCAACGACTCCAACAAGGAGAAGGTCAACCTCGCCGTGGTGGCGGCGATCACGGTGCTGTACCTGGCGATGCCCAGCGCGAGCGACAACATCGTCCTCGCGGTCGTCATGTTCTCCCTCATGGTGCTCGGCGGGGAGATCATCTGGGTCCACCACTTCAAGCTGATGATCGCCCACACCCCGGGGGCCCGGGTGTCCTCGGTGGTGGGTCTGCAGACCGCCATCGGATACAGCCTCATGGCGGTCTTCGCCTTCGTCTTCGCCCGCGGCCTCGACAGCATCGGCGTCGACACCACCGTCTATCTCAACATCGCTCTCACGGTGGCTCTCGTCATCGGCTGGGAGCTGGTCCGCAAGAAGATCCAGCGACGCGAACGGCAGGCGGCCGCCGGCGTCACCGACGCCACCGCCGAGCGGCCCGAGACGCCCGAGACGCCCGCCAAGAGCACCGCGCAGTAAGGGGAGCACGCCATGACGGCGCCGGAGAAGAAGCAGGCCTTCGTCCTGCTGGAACTGATGAACCACATGCTGCTCATCGCGCGGGAGGCCAAGCGGCGCGGATTCCACGTCATCGCCCTGAACCACGGGCCGCTGCAGGACCAGGGCCCGTTCGCGGTGCCCGACGGGGTGGTGGACGAGGTCGTCCCGGTGGCGTCCTGGTCGGACGCCGAGCACGTCGGGAAGCTCGTCGACGCCGTCCACACCGCCCACGACGTCGTCGGTACCTACGCCGCCTTCGAGCCGACGCTGCGGTTCGAGGCGGAGCTGCGGGCCAGGGCCGGCCTGCCGACGAGCGGACCCGACGCCGTCGGCCGGGCCCTCGACAAGGCGCACGTGCGCCGCGAGCTGTACGCCGGGGAGCTGTCCACCCTGCGCTCGGTGTCCCTGACCGAGGCGCTGACCTGGGAGACCTGGGAGTTCGAACGCCCCGCCGTGCTCAAGCCCGCCAACGGCACCGGAAGCGCGCTGTGCTTCATGGTGGGCTCCCTGGAGGAGCTGCGCGCCGCCGCCGACCAGGCGGCCTCCGGGGCCGTGGTGAACCCGATGATGAAGGACTACATCCTCGCGCACGGCGAGTTCGTCCTGGAGGAGCGGGCCGAGGGCGAGCTGCTCTCCGTGGAGTCGCTCGTGGACCGCGGCGAGGTGCACGTCGTCGGACTGACCGGGCGCTACGTGTCGGCCCTGGACCCGGTCGTCGAGCAGGGTCTCGTCTTCCCCTACCCGCATCCGCGCCGGGCCGAGATCGAGGCCGTGACGCGGGAGTTCCACGCGGCCCTGGGCATCGTGCACGGCCCGACGCACCTGGAGGTCATGGTCCCCGACGAGGGACCGATCGAGCTGATCGACTTCAACGTCCGGACGGCCGGGCTGGCGATGGTCGTCTGCATGGGCAACGCCTTCGGCATCGACTACGCGCGTCCACTCACCGACCTCGCCTGCGGTACCGCCCCCGACCTGGCCTTCCTCGGGCACCCCGTGCGGGCCTCGGCCGACCTGCTCCTCCTGCCCCCGCCGGAGGCCACCGAGATGCGGGAGATCGTCTTCCCCG contains the following coding sequences:
- a CDS encoding SURF1 family protein, with the protein product MYRFLLTPRWWGLNIFLALSVPFCLVMGSWQLSRFEDRVDTQRRYDRLAEQGAREDAEPLAALLPVTRETSGRMAEAEGRYDPGHEFLVPDRSLGDDRGSYVLTMLRTDDGSALPVVRGWLPGTPDPAEVPPAPTGEVRVTGALQASEHGGATGLPAGQLGTISAAALVNLVPYDVQDVWITVQDARAPLKPVPPAAAKGSGLDMKAFQNLGYTAEWFVFAGFVVFMWFRFFRREVEVARDAELGLIPESPPSPRDPEERPRDREERPASRGAAERSAAPGPPA
- a CDS encoding S9 family peptidase, with the translated sequence MTDAQDAHDAQRTEHMPDWEARFRAPRVGLPEWAHDAPDRSLFVSNATGTFELYAWDRSSGDQRQVTDRPNGTTDGTLTPDGAWIWWFSDTDGDEFGVWMRQPFGGGEDTPAVPGLAPAYPAGLALGRDGTAVVGRSTDEEGTTVHVVPPGGEPAEIYRHRESAGVADLSHDGHLIVIEHTEHGDAMHSALRVVRPDGTTVAELDDSEGGTKELGLTVLGFAPAAGDARLLVAHQRRGRWEPMVWDTATGATHDLGLDLPGDVGAEWYPDGSGLLVVHSHHARSELWRYDLADGRTTRVETPPGTVSGATARPDGSVEYMWSSAAEPPALRSTTGAVVLDPPGRRAPGSAPVEDVWVEGPGGRVHALVQRPAGQGPFPTVFDIHGGPTWHDSDAFAAQPAAWLDHGFAVVRVNYRGSTGYGRAWTDALKHRVGLIELEDIAAVRRWAVESGLADADRLVLTGGSWGGYLTLLGLGTQPEAWALGLAAVPVADYVTAYHDEMEALKALDRTLLGGTPEEVPERYAASSPLTYVDAVRAPVYISAGVNDPRCPIRQVENYIDRLSARDHPHEVYRYDAGHGSLVVEERIKQVGLELRFALRHLGMPDAPRGPGGAPRGPGGSADSRG
- a CDS encoding helix-turn-helix transcriptional regulator, coding for MTSEDARSLPPVLSPAAIRLYRHVVQHTVLSLEEASRMAAEDGTTAGETVDALLRLGLLRTVGRHRIAAVDPAAASTAVLHAHEERLAEQRRRIATLRDQLHLLDAVHREHGELDAPSQERLTSTRAVREVLAQLATTCTKEVLAAQPGGPRPAAVLAEAVDRDLDLLSRGVQLRSLYQHSARFDSATVRHATRLTAHGAEIRTLSAGLTRFLVFDRETVVLPLPDAPEGALVLRDPALSSFAADLFEVLWAQGRPMGRCQDKVPEGIGEQPKQAILRLLAQGSDDRGVARTLGISVRTCQRHVSEIMSRLGARSRLELGYLLAEQDLLDR
- a CDS encoding MFS transporter, with translation MRVYLHRNFLLSFLASFISLFGSKLLMISYVAFVFTESGSATLAAIVFAADWMANLFIGVLGAQYIDRQDAKKLLIWLNLVTAAVTLLFLGFTDPDLYVYAVVIIFVRALLKSAVQNARVKALVQFFDEKETNTFSPLFNSALPIAMALAGAVGVFLLNFVGMAVVVLIDAACFLVAAWLMMLVRPNEARLAASLHSSRGEGRRSSLSGVRDAATLMARNDTIGTAVFYIVLSVTAFQATYESLITVIPEIWFGYGESGIALFFTFESISIMAGAFIYQYFSRRDLINDSNKEKVNLAVVAAITVLYLAMPSASDNIVLAVVMFSLMVLGGEIIWVHHFKLMIAHTPGARVSSVVGLQTAIGYSLMAVFAFVFARGLDSIGVDTTVYLNIALTVALVIGWELVRKKIQRRERQAAAGVTDATAERPETPETPAKSTAQ
- a CDS encoding ATP-grasp domain-containing protein — its product is MTAPEKKQAFVLLELMNHMLLIAREAKRRGFHVIALNHGPLQDQGPFAVPDGVVDEVVPVASWSDAEHVGKLVDAVHTAHDVVGTYAAFEPTLRFEAELRARAGLPTSGPDAVGRALDKAHVRRELYAGELSTLRSVSLTEALTWETWEFERPAVLKPANGTGSALCFMVGSLEELRAAADQAASGAVVNPMMKDYILAHGEFVLEERAEGELLSVESLVDRGEVHVVGLTGRYVSALDPVVEQGLVFPYPHPRRAEIEAVTREFHAALGIVHGPTHLEVMVPDEGPIELIDFNVRTAGLAMVVCMGNAFGIDYARPLTDLACGTAPDLAFLGHPVRASADLLLLPPPEATEMREIVFPEGTEYGRHMKAIGQPLSGRADQLDVVGMVIVTADTVAELHDAALAVRRNTLFDGRPLGDNPNNQLLFPRFHHSATLA